The following proteins come from a genomic window of Populus nigra chromosome 6, ddPopNigr1.1, whole genome shotgun sequence:
- the LOC133695722 gene encoding anthranilate synthase alpha subunit 1, chloroplastic has protein sequence MQTLIFSNCFSLSSHRLCPVPVTGISTRRSSSVSCVRPLKCISLSSDSLVVDATKFKEAAKNGNLVPLHTCIFSDQLTPVTAYRCLVKEDDRDAPSFLFESVEPGSRVSSVGRYSVVGAQPAIEIVAKEDKVSLMDHEAGTLIEEIVEDAMVVPRRISEAWKPQLIDGLPDAFCGGWVGYFSYDTVRYTEKKKLPFSRAPKDDRNLPDIHLGLYDDVIVFDHVEKKAYIIHWVKIDRYSSIEDAYSDGMKRLEKLLSRVLDIDPPRLSPGSVKLHTQHFGPMLKNSNMTSDEYKQAVLRAKEHIQAGDIFQIVLSQRFERRTFADPFEIYRALRVVNPSPYMTYLQARGCILVASSPEILTRVKNNRVVNRPLAGTVRRGKTPEEDEVLEEQLLKDPKQCAEHTMLVDLGRNDVGKVSKHGSVKVERLMNVERYSHVMHISSTVMGELHDHLTCWDALRAALPVGTVSGAPKVKAMELIDQMEVSRRGPYSGGIGGVSFTGDMDIALALRTMVFPTGTQYNTMYSYKDAHLRREWIAYLQAGAGIVADSVPDDEHRECQNKAAGLARAIDLAESTFVNNP, from the exons ATGCAAACCCTAATCTTCTCTAACTGCTTTTCTCTGTCCAGTCACCGGCTCTGTCCAGTCCCGGTCACCGGCATTTCAACGAGGAGGTCCAGTTCAGTCTCGTGTGTCCGTCCACTCAAGTGCATTTCCCTTTCCAGTGATTCTCTAG TAGTTGATGCCACCAAGTTCAAGGAAGCTGCTAAAAATGGAAATTTGGTACCTCTTCACACCTGTATATTCTCTGACCAGCTCACTCCAGTCACTGCTTATCGGTGTTTGGTGAAAGAAGATGATAGAGATGCTCCTAGCTTTCTATTTGAGTCAGTGGAGCCTGGTTCTCGGGTTTCAAGTGTG GGGCGTTACAGTGTGGTTGGAGCTCAACCAGCAATTGAGATTGTAGCAAAAGAAGATAAGGTTAGTCTGATGGACCATGAAGCAGGTACATTGATTGAGGAGATTGTCGAAGATGCGATGGTGGTTCCAAGAAGAATATCAGAGGCTTGGAAACCCCAACTCATTGATGGACTTCCAGACGCATTTTGTG GTGGCTGGGTTGGTTATTTCTCATATGACACTGTTCGATACACGGAGAAGAAAAAGCTGCCATTTTCAAGGGCACCTAAGGATGACAGGAATCTTCCAGACATACATCTGGGACTTTATGATGATGTGATCGTGTTTGATCATGTGGAAAAG AAAGCATACATAATTCATTGGGTGAAGATAGATAGATACTCTTCTATTGAGGATGCATACAGTGATGGAATGAAACGTTTGGAAAAATTGTTGTCCAGAGTACTGGATATTGATCC GCCAAGGCTATCTCCAGGTTCTGTAAAATTACACACTCAGCATTTTGGTCCCATGTTGAAGAACTCGAACATGACCAGTGATGAATACAAGCAAGCAGTACTACGGGCAAAAGAACATATCCAGGCTGGGGATATTTTCCAGATAGTACTGAGTCAGCGCTTTGAACGCCGAACCTTTGCTGACCCATTTGAAATATATAGAGCATTGAGAGTCGTAAATCCCAGTCCTTACATGACTTACTTGCAA GCTAGAGGGTGTATTCTTGTTGCTTCAAGTCCAGAAATTCTTACACGTGTTAAGAAT AATAGGGTAGTCAATCGGCCACTGGCTGGGACTGTCAGAAGAGGTAAGACACCTGAAGAAGATGAAGTGTTGGAGGAACAATTACTAAAGGATCCAAAGCAGTGTGCAGAACATACCATGCTTGTCGATTTGGGAAGAAATGATGTTGGAAAG GTTTCAAAACATGGTTCTGTGAAGGTGGAAAGGCTTATGAATGTTGAACGATATTCCCATGTTATGCACATAAGCTCCACG GTCATGGGAGAGTTGCATGATCATCTCACTTGCTGGGATGCCCTGCGTGCTGCATTGCCTGTTGGAACCGTCAGTGGAGCACCAAAG GTGAAGGCAATGGAATTGATTGACCAAATGGAGGTGTCGAGGCGTGGCCCATACAGTGGAGGAATAGGTGGGGTTTCCTTCACTGGTGATATGGACATTGCACTGGCTCTTAGGACCATGGTATTCCCAACCGGAACTCAATACAACACAATGTACTCATACAAGGATGCCCACCTGCGCCGTGAATGGATTGCTTACCTTCAAGCTGGTGCTGGTATAGTTGCAGACAGTGTACCTGATGATGAGCATCGTGAATGCCAGAACAAAGCTGCTGGACTTGCTCGTGCCATCGACTTGGCAGAATCAACTTTTGTTAACAACCCATGA